The ANME-2 cluster archaeon genome includes a region encoding these proteins:
- a CDS encoding type II toxin-antitoxin system RelE/ParE family toxin, with amino-acid sequence MSYKVKYTSKAKRDLQKLPLDIAQSIILSIHDIKNDPYSYVKKIKGTKSHPLYTHRIGEYRVILDIIDDSLLIIVIETGHRNKIYRKY; translated from the coding sequence ATGAGCTATAAGGTCAAGTATACATCCAAAGCGAAAAGGGATCTTCAAAAGCTCCCCCTGGATATTGCACAGAGCATAATTCTATCGATTCATGATATTAAGAATGATCCCTATTCTTATGTAAAAAAGATAAAAGGGACAAAAAGTCATCCTCTCTATACTCATCGGATTGGTGAATATCGGGTAATATTGGACATTATTGATGATAGTCTGTTGATAATAGTGATTGAAACGGGTCACCGAAATAAAATCTACCGGAAATATTAA
- a CDS encoding cytochrome c family protein has translation MKIRWVLIYAVLLMIVISYGASSYPSYNTEEDCRSCHGITVDRHHLLIPNGTYQCTDCHAMKYDTQNQIYYPEVIRNCLTCHVGKEHTDAHHLLVQQGLFVCTDCHAMKYDTQNQTYYPEIIWDCTICHSTVLIPGTPVPTPTPTPVNPPTISNLSPTSPAKDIIGASREFTITVDQIVDFTWYLDNNPVQSNESVLYAGYTNTGAALGVWNISVKASNVDGNIMYIWTWNVSSIPPPPVITISFPTSSINDIVGTSRKFGITIDQIANIVWYINGNPVQSNVSVMGASYNNSSTTIGIWNVSAIATNANGRASHTWTWNVAPLPVPPVISNFAPNPLVNDIVGASRTFNITIDQPADVSWYINGILVQSNGSISEARYTNNSSAVGTWNVSAIATNANGSVMCTWTWKVMYYFSGFLSPIKTDGRSIFKLGSIVPIKFQLRDANGNDIKSADVRLNFTKIISTATGTYLEPFLIENETTGDVFIFSNTSNMYKYNLATKNMSSATWQIRVDIDDGNSNTVNISLKC, from the coding sequence ATGAAAATAAGGTGGGTTTTGATCTATGCGGTCTTATTAATGATTGTTATTAGCTATGGTGCCTCATCATATCCTTCATATAATACAGAGGAAGATTGCAGAAGCTGTCATGGTATTACAGTAGACCGGCATCATCTTCTGATACCAAATGGAACGTATCAATGTACAGATTGCCATGCAATGAAATATGACACACAAAATCAGATCTATTATCCTGAAGTAATTAGGAATTGTCTGACCTGCCATGTTGGAAAAGAACATACGGATGCACATCATCTCCTTGTACAGCAAGGTTTATTTGTATGTACTGATTGCCATGCAATGAAATATGATACGCAAAATCAAACTTATTATCCTGAAATAATATGGGATTGTACTATATGCCATTCGACCGTATTGATTCCAGGTACCCCCGTTCCTACACCTACGCCAACTCCAGTAAACCCACCAACAATTTCCAACCTTTCTCCGACATCTCCTGCAAAAGATATTATTGGGGCTTCAAGGGAATTCACTATTACAGTTGATCAGATAGTAGATTTTACCTGGTATCTTGACAATAATCCGGTTCAGTCAAATGAAAGTGTTCTTTATGCAGGTTATACCAATACAGGCGCAGCCTTGGGAGTATGGAACATTAGTGTAAAGGCTTCTAATGTCGATGGAAATATTATGTACATCTGGACATGGAACGTGTCATCAATACCTCCTCCACCAGTCATAACCATCTCTTTTCCAACCTCATCAATAAACGATATTGTTGGAACTTCAAGGAAATTCGGGATAACAATTGACCAGATTGCTAACATTGTCTGGTATATTAATGGTAATCCTGTCCAGTCTAATGTCAGTGTCATGGGTGCGAGTTATAATAATTCGAGTACGACCATTGGAATCTGGAACGTGAGTGCAATAGCGACAAATGCCAACGGACGTGCATCGCATACTTGGACCTGGAACGTGGCACCTCTCCCTGTTCCCCCGGTCATCAGTAATTTTGCACCCAATCCGTTAGTAAATGATATTGTGGGAGCTTCAAGGACCTTTAACATCACGATAGATCAGCCTGCTGACGTATCCTGGTATATCAACGGAATCCTGGTCCAATCCAATGGAAGTATTTCAGAAGCACGATATACTAATAACAGTTCAGCTGTGGGAACGTGGAACGTGAGTGCAATAGCGACAAATGCCAACGGAAGTGTAATGTGCACCTGGACATGGAAAGTAATGTACTATTTCAGTGGTTTCCTGTCGCCCATAAAAACTGATGGAAGAAGTATCTTCAAGCTGGGAAGTATAGTCCCAATAAAGTTTCAATTACGCGACGCTAATGGTAACGATATCAAAAGTGCAGATGTAAGATTAAATTTCACTAAGATAATCTCAACCGCTACAGGGACATATTTAGAACCTTTTTTGATAGAAAATGAAACAACAGGGGATGTTTTCATATTTAGCAACACGAGCAATATGTATAAGTATAATCTCGCAACTAAAAATATGTCAAGTGCAACCTGGCAGATAAGGGTGGATATTGATGATGGAAATTCGAATACGGTAAATATTTCACTTAAATGTTAA
- a CDS encoding IS630 family transposase (programmed frameshift), giving the protein MKKYIVTLTKDERETLRALISKGTHKSQKILNALILLGCDEGEYQIKRSTNEEIAHILNISMRKIDRVKERFVSEGIEVALNGRKRDRIYDKKADGDFEAHLVAVSCGEPPEGFARWSLRLLADKVVELEYIDSISHETVRRIPKKNEIKPWKQKGWVIPPEQNGNFVANMEIVLDVYKRPFDPRYPVVCMDESPKQLIAETRTPISASPGHPTMYDYEYRRCGMCNVFIVCEPLAGKRMVKVTERRTKQDWAYFLEEIEDQYETAEKIILVMDNLNTHVPGSLYETFQPEKAKAILDRFEFVYTPKHGSWLNMAEIKLNVLTGQCLNRRIDDIAVVSDEVLAWQKYRNNKNAKVNWQFTTEDARIKLSRLYPTLED; this is encoded by the exons ATGAAGAAATACATCGTGACGCTTACTAAAGATGAACGCGAAACTCTTAGAGCACTTATTTCCAAGGGTACACATAAATCACAGAAAATTCTCAACGCTCTGATTCTACTTGGATGCGATGAAGGTGAGTATCAGATAAAACGTTCGACCAACGAAGAAATTGCCCACATCCTGAACATAAGTATGAGAAAGATCGACCGAGTGAAGGAGCGTTTTGTCTCGGAAGGTATCGAAGTTGCCCTCAACGGAAGAAAGAGAGACCGCATCTACGATAAAAAAGCTGACGGGGACTTTGAAGCTCATTTGGTTGCAGTGAGTTGCGGTGAGCCACCCGAAGGTTTTGCGAGATGGTCTCTTAGGTTGTTAGCCGACAAGGTTGTCGAACTCGAATATATTGATAGCATCTCCCATGAAACGGTACGTCGTATCC CTAAAAAAAACGAGATCAAGCCTTGGAAGCAAAAAGGTTGGGTAATTCCTCCAGAGCAAAACGGTAACTTTGTTGCAAATATGGAAATAGTGTTGGATGTTTACAAACGTCCGTTTGATCCACGATATCCTGTTGTATGCATGGACGAATCCCCAAAGCAGCTAATTGCAGAGACAAGAACTCCAATCTCTGCTTCGCCAGGGCATCCGACCATGTATGATTATGAATACAGGCGTTGCGGTATGTGCAATGTTTTTATCGTCTGTGAACCATTGGCAGGAAAGCGCATGGTGAAGGTCACTGAAAGAAGAACCAAGCAGGATTGGGCTTATTTTTTGGAGGAGATTGAGGATCAATACGAAACAGCAGAAAAAATAATATTGGTGATGGACAATCTGAACACACACGTTCCAGGATCGCTCTATGAAACGTTTCAGCCTGAGAAGGCAAAGGCAATATTGGACAGATTCGAGTTTGTGTATACTCCAAAGCATGGGAGTTGGTTGAATATGGCTGAGATAAAATTAAACGTGCTCACAGGGCAGTGTTTAAACAGAAGAATCGATGACATTGCGGTTGTCAGTGATGAAGTACTGGCATGGCAAAAATACAGAAACAATAAAAATGCGAAAGTTAATTGGCAATTTACAACTGAGGATGCAAGGATTAAGTTATCTCGGCTTTATCCGACACTTGAGGATTGA